The DNA sequence GGACCTTCTATCCATTTGCCACTCTATTTCACACACTGGTGGAATACCTGGTAGCAAGTCCATCTTCTTTGGCTTATTCTCAACAGTATAAACATCTCATTCCATTTTTTCCAACTTTTAGATACCCTGTAAAAGGCCCCTGTGTTAAGGCTGTTCTTTCTGTGGAGAGATAAGACAATGTTCATTTTGGATTATGggagcttttattttgacatgctTGGGTTGGACAGGTGAGCAGGAAGTGACCTAGTTGGTTGCTTAAGTAAATGGTGATAGCCATTGTGAGACAAAGAACAATGGGTCCCTCAAACAGTTGATGAGATCAAAGAGGTTGTGGCAAACCAGATTTATTAGGACTCTGCTAAAGGCGAATAAGTTAAAACTATTTTGTTaatctgttgttgttgttctacCATGGAATATTCACTCTTTGGTAATCTGTAGAAGTCAGTTGGGGTTTAACTGTTTTGTCTAGCACTAGATTATAGTGCCTATAGTATTTTTTGTTACtatttgtatttattatattaattattataattaataatGTTGATACTAGAGTGGTTAAATTtggttttttaaaatgaaaagttgtgttttttgtgtaaTGTGAACAAGTAAGAAAATAAAGTTGCTGGTTTGCCTGGTTTAGTTATAACTATGTTTATGTGGACACAGACTATCAGTTGAGAGCCAATCTATTATTCAGCTACATTCCCCATCTTCTTCTTACTAAATAGTTCCTCACAAAAGGGTAGCCACTTCCGAGCATGGCACAGTGTGCACAAAAATTTTCTTATGCCATGGAAATCACTTTTGAATGTCATTATATTGTGTGCTTCATATTTTCACCTCTTGGTGTCACTGCAAATTGGGTATAGAGGCCGATTTAATAACAACGTCTGGATTATGAACTTGCAAACTGAGCTTTTGTCTACTAAGTTTTCATCATGCTTGCATAAGTAAAAACCTCAGTAAGCTGTAATCATCTTCAAAGCACTATGAATTACCAAAAGAAACATACAATGTTTAAACAAATGAAGGGAGCACAAACACATTACATCTCTATGAAATGATTTTTCAAGTTGGAAATCCTTTTTGATATTGTTTCAGCCAACATTGGACACCAGAATCGTCAGACCACCCTCATACCAAAACACCAAAAAATGGTGTCCTAGAGGATCTACACCCAAACCTGGATCTGGGCATCAGTGAGCTCTTGGGATAGTTTGTGGCGCTACTTGGTGGTGTGGTGCTGACACATAGCGTCCCTTTTAGATTGAGGTTCTAAATTAGATTCATGTTCTGGGAATGTGAGAACCAGTCAATGGCATCAGTGCCTTTGTCATCCAGGAACTGATCATACACTCAGGCCTCCTGAGGCTGGGCATTGTCCTGCACCAGAAGGAATCCAGGACCCTGTGCACCAGCGTAAGATCTGATAATGGCTCTGAGGTACTTAATAACAGTCAGGGTATTGTTGCCTATTTTGTGGAGATTTGTGCAACCCTCCATGGATATGCCTCTGCAGACCATCATTGGACCACTGCTACAATGTTCAAGCTGGATGAGGCTGCATGTAACAGCTCCTCCTGGATGGCATTTCCATAAACATCACAAGAAGATATGCTGTGTCTTCTAGCACAGTCTCAAGAGCATGGAGGAGATACCAGGACAAGGGCCATTACATTAGACGGGGCCATAGAAGGAAATTAACCTCAGCAGCAGAACGAGTATCTGCTCCTTTGTGCAAGTAGGAACGGGACGAGCACTCTCTGTGCCCTACATAATAAACTCAAGACTGCCGTTTTAGCATTATGACAGTCCTCACCCTTTGGGAGCGTGTGAGGCCACTCTGTGGAACACACCCTTCTCTGCTGTTTCAGGCTATTGCTCAATAGCTATGCAGTTTGTTTGGTGCATGTGCACTATCCAATAAGCCTTAAGGTGGAGTCTGTGAGCAACAGCACCATTTAGTGAGTTTAAAGAACAAAATGTTAGCTTTAAGGGTTAGTTACATCTGTATTTTCAGTGTAAATCAGTCATTTTCTAATGCTTTATTCTGTAATGCTTTATTTGGCATATAATTAGTAAGTGTACTGCAATTTCATACAAGATTGTGTGTATAACAACTCGTGTATATTCTCAATATTTCAGGTAAATGGAGAATGATGCAATTCAAGACATCACAATTGGTATTTGAAATACAAAGGGTAGCACAATGCAAGTAATATAGTGATAGCTATGAAAGAAGGATAACATTTCACAGACAATTTTGTAAGCTATTCCAAGCTTTTCTGCTGTTCACAGCCAGATGTCTGATGTACAGTCTCCACCAGGGTATCGGACCTCATGAGCAAGTGCAGGACCTTCAGGCTCCTCCCCAAAATCCACCAAGAAATTCTCATTGACCTTCAAGCCACCTTTTGTTGTGTCCACATCAATCTGCAGCATGACTGATCCTTGCCTAATGATAGGAAAGTAAATAAATTCCTGAATATCAACCTATGTAAAATGTTTACACAGTAATGGAAACAGGATAAAGTATAGTTCAGGAATAAAATGAAGTAGTTTTTAGTGGGACTCACTTGATGAGGTCAGGGTAGAACTGTTTGTCCCATGCACTGTACAGAGAAGTGGTTACATAAAGTCTTTTCCCATCCAAACTTAGCTGTAGCATCTGTGGACTCCCTGGTATTCGCTTGCCCTGATAGAcaagaatacatttaactgtCCAATTTTGGGTGTACACACAGTGGTGGACTGAATAGCTGCATGTCcacaaatacataaaaaatgtaaataatctCAGAGGCAAGAATTTGTTCAAAATCAAATAAAGGCACTTTATGTACTTTCACTATCCTTGGGGGTGGTTGTCTGTCCAGTTCCTCATCCTCCAGTACTTTGACAGGACCATCATTTTGAATGCTGCCTCCAAGGAAGACCTTATAGCAAATAGGAGTTGCAAAGGTTTCTATGGTCTGTGCAAGGTAAGCTtctacaaatatatatattgaattATTATAATAGTAAAAGGAATAATAATTATTCCTGATGCTTGGAAGTTAGTCAAGATTCTCACCTGGCCCACCATACGGGGATTCCTCTTGTCGGTGATATCATATTGTCGAATGTCGCCGTGAAACCAGTTGCTGAAGTATAGGAAGCGATCATCCAATGAGATCAAAATGTCAGTGATGAGACCTAAAGCAAGACAGGATAATACTCATAACCAGCCTCAACGAAAAACTATAGGAATGGTTGATTCCTGACTAAAAAGTCTCACTTGACATTTCAGGCAGGATCCAGCCTTCTACTTTCTTAATGGGAACTTTGATGACTCTTTCAGCAGTCCAGTCACCTTTCTGAAAAACCCACAAATATAAAACTAGCTAAAGACATTACAATTAACAGCTGAGAACTTCATACATTGATTCTTGACCTGCATCTGAATTTTGGGACTGTATGTCTATAAGATTTGCTTGCCGGAGTCTTGGAGAAGTAGAACACAGTGCCCTGGAGTGCACAGCCCACATAGCCTTCAGCTGCAGCAGGGTCATGCAGGAAGCGGATCTCTAGAGGGATGGCACCCTCTTCTCCAAGATCCAGAGTCTGTATACGTTTATGAGTGGTCCAGTCCCACACATGGATATGCTGTCCATAGTGACCTGCAAAGTGAAGTGTAAATGATATTTCCAGTCACCACTGAAACACAATGAGTGCACATTGCAAAATGCGACAGCTAATCACAGAATAAAAGCATATTTGCAAGAAAGAAATGCACGTATACCCACCAGCTATGACATCTGCAGGATTGAAGCCATTCGCAAGTACTTTGGGAGTGCCCCATTCAGTACTCATCATGACATTATGGCGTGGTTGGTACCAGAAGTCATAGCCAAATGGTGCTGCTTCACCAGGCAATTCCCAATTGCCAGTTATTTCAAATGTCTTCCCATCCAACAACACAAACCCTCCTAAgagaatgtagaaaaaaaacgTTTACTACAAACAAATGTATAagtaatattaaatattatgGTACATTGAATGTTGCCAGCTGGGATGGGACTACATTGAGATTAggtaatataaaatgtaattaagaCCACAGCCAATCACCCACAGTGTATGTACGAGTCTCATTTTACCTTTGCCATTTCCTAAGGGATCACCGAGGGTACTGATCATAATTTGACCACTGCCCAGGCAGTGTGTGGTATGAGGATTGGCCAGACCACACTTCCAGAACATTTCCACTGGTTCCACTGTCTAGTGGAAGAGAAGGATTAAGGAGAAAACATGCATGTGCTTACAAACAGgtcaacagcaaaaaataaataattttttttacataatgtAACCAGATATGATATCCATTCAAATAATTTGAATTTCTCAAATGGCTGTAATTTGGGGCACAATGCTTATATTAGTTTTACCTTGTGAAGTCTAGGTGCCCTGGAATCTGTGCCCACATCAATGATGTAGATGCGGGAGGAGATGAGCGAGGGCAAGATGAGCCGGTTACGCTTTTTGGAGGCATCACCAAAACAGCTGCTGCAGGCGTTCCAGCCGGAGTGGTGAAGTTCATCATTCATGTTGGGCATGGGCAACCTGTGAATCACCTGATTACACCCACAGCACAGAAGACATGACTCACTCTGCATGCTAAAGCAGAATCAAGGAGAATATGGGGAGTTTATATATTCCAGTGTTTATCTGAATAACCAATGACTTAACAAAGCAAGCAAACCACACAATCCGATCCAACTCTTTCTTGCTTGTTATTTACCTTGCAATAAGTGGCAGATTTGGGGTCAACATCAACTGTGGCAAGATAGTCAGGTTTTTTAATCCCAGTATTCCGGTAAATACATGGCAGGTAAACAATCTCCTCTCGAGGCCCTAGTGGAATGATTAAGTAATTAACATCAGGTTGTTCAGGCTTTTGATTGGAATCTCATGATATTCCGATTTAATATGATAAAGTTCCTTGTTGCACTCACCTTTCATGGCATCGAGAGGACTTTTGTATCCTGGTCCACATCCTGAGCATTTAGATGCTGTGGGCAGTAAACCAAACATTCATATTGACCACACTTGATGGAATATTTTCCAGAGTAATTAGTTTTTAAACATTAAACATATGCGCATTGTATACAGTAGAAAAACTAATTTAGTTCCAGTGATTACCTTGAGCTCCTATAAGGTGTACACATaaattcaataaataaatacataaatacctGATCAAGGTAAGAGGTCGTTAAACATttctaaagcagttttttttcatGAGCATTTcacattaaatatttttttcaggAGGAAGTTGGTAGTATTTGCTCTATAAAATTGTTACTGGCAAAATGTTAGCACAAGCTGTGAACCTCCAAGCGCTTCTAAAATACAAACCCttgccagtgtttttacaaCATCCTGTCTGTAATAAACAATTCTATCTATGGGTTATTCCTAGTTCAGTCTTTGACCAATGCTGAATAACAACCTTATGTTTAATCTACCAATATCCATGACATCTTTCTTTAAAAGTATTATGTCAGCTGCCTTATGACTTAGAGGTGTTAGTGCACCTACTGTTGCTTTCTGGTAGTTCAATCCCCTCAGATCTGGATACCTTTTCTCTCCTTGCAACCATCTAAGCACACTTATCCTGAATGACATTTCAACACATTATATATTCCCTGTGAAATGGATCAGCGAATCAATGTTTCATTTAGCATCGGCATACAGGTTTGTGTCATTCATGTAGAGGAAGTGGGTGATGTAGCCACTCCATTCTGTATCCACTCTTGGTGATAATCTCTCTGAGGGCGTTCAGGCCTATGCAGAACAGCAGTGAGCACAGACATCTCCTTTGAGTACCACACTTGATAGTGACGTGAAGCCCCACTGATTTCTCTATGAAGGTCCTTGAAGGTGTTGAGGATGTCCTTCAGGATAAGGACTGGTGAGTTCAGGATGGGTTCCATCTATTAGCTGTTGCTCATAGAGAGCCCTTGACATCTGCTGTTCCCAATAGGGCTTGGGGTAATGATGATACCAACTTATGTCTGTTCTCCAATCTTGTCCATGTGTACGTGTTCCAGTAGCCCACTTTTCATCAGATTGCCCCATTCCCCCAGCACTTATTGTTAATGAGGTAGGCTGTTAGTGTTAAGATCCTTAAAGAGACCACACTGGAAACACCCTCACAGGATTCAAACTTACAATATACTGTACCAAAGTCAGTGGTGTCATCCACTGATCTACATGGCCTtttgtttgatttatttttcAGTCTGTTCTTTTGGGCTTGTTTCTATTGACCTGATTATTTGTTTCTCTGATTAACTCTGACAACAGTTGGTGTTGGTCCAGCAGGCATAAATACATATTGATGTACTgcacaaataaatattatattttaaaaatctttAAACGTGTTGGAATCAATTCTCCACAACTTTTTGACGTAATTTATTAACTCCATTTGTTTTATTGGTATGAATAAACACAATTATACAGATAAGTACTTGTTTGTGTACTAATAAATAAAAGATACAGCTACTGAGGA is a window from the Brachyhypopomus gauderio isolate BG-103 chromosome 13, BGAUD_0.2, whole genome shotgun sequence genome containing:
- the selenbp1 gene encoding methanethiol oxidase; amino-acid sequence: MASKCSGCGPGYKSPLDAMKGPREEIVYLPCIYRNTGIKKPDYLATVDVDPKSATYCKVIHRLPMPNMNDELHHSGWNACSSCFGDASKKRNRLILPSLISSRIYIIDVGTDSRAPRLHKTVEPVEMFWKCGLANPHTTHCLGSGQIMISTLGDPLGNGKGGFVLLDGKTFEITGNWELPGEAAPFGYDFWYQPRHNVMMSTEWGTPKVLANGFNPADVIAGHYGQHIHVWDWTTHKRIQTLDLGEEGAIPLEIRFLHDPAAAEGYVGCALQGTVFYFSKTPKGDWTAERVIKVPIKKVEGWILPEMSSLITDILISLDDRFLYFSNWFHGDIRQYDITDKRNPRMVGQVFLGGSIQNDGPVKVLEDEELDRQPPPRIVKGKRIPGSPQMLQLSLDGKRLYVTTSLYSAWDKQFYPDLIKQGSVMLQIDVDTTKGGLKVNENFLVDFGEEPEGPALAHEVRYPGGDCTSDIWL